Below is a window of Pirellulales bacterium DNA.
GGTTCCCGAAAAACCTGTGCTCACTGTCCACACGGGTTAACGGTTTCGAGAACTCAAACCAAGGAGCGAAAAATGAAGCTGAATGTCGAAAAAGAACTCGCTGGCTTGCGACAAATGACCGTCAAAGAGCTGCAAACGCGTTTCGCCGACACCTTTGGCGAACCAACCAACGCCCATAACAAGACGTGGCTGGTGAAACGAATCGCCTGGAGATTGCAAGCGCTGGCCGAAGGAGACTTATCCGAACGTGCCCGGCAGCGGGCGAAGGAGCTGGCACGCGACGCCGACCTGCGGATCTCAGCGCCAAAGACGACTTCATCGCCATGTCTTACCGTGGGACCGACCTGCTACGGCGCGACGGCCTTGCGGGCAAACACGCGTCTCCCAATGCCGGGCACGATAATCACCCGCACGTACAAAGGCCGACAGTTGCAAGTGAAAATTCTTCCGCAAGGCGGCTTTGAGTTCGACGGCGCTAACTACAAATCCCTCTCGGCCGTGGCCAAGGCGATTACGGGCCAGCATTGCAACGGCTACCATTTCTTCCGCCTGGGCAAAGGGAAGGAGGTGAGCCATGCGGCCAATTCGTAACCGTCATGCTTCCGTCCCTCAGGTCCGTTGCGCAATTTATACGCGCAAAAGCACCGAAGAAGGCCTCGACCAGGAATTTAATTCGCTCGACGCCCAGCGGGAATCGGGCGAAGCCTATATCAAAAGCCAAACACACGCTGGCTGGACGTGCGTCCCGGATCAATACGACGACGGTGGATTCACCGGCGGCAATATGGATCGCCCCGCATTACAGCGGTTGATGGCGGATATTGAAGCAGGCCGAGTCGACTGCGTCGTAGTTTACAAAGTCGACCGCCTCAGTCGCAGCCTGCTCGATTTTGCCCGGATGATGGAGGTCTTCGAGAAGCACGGCGTTTCGTTTGTCAGCGTGACGCAGCAGTTTAACACCGCCACGTCGATGGGGCGGCTCGTGCTCAATGTGTTGCTCTCGTTTGGCGGATCTTCAAGAACGCATTGGCATGGCGGAGCGCCGAGCCACCGAAGTGCAGGAGGAACTCATTACATTCGGCCGGCGTCTGATCACCGAACAGCAAGTCATGTGCGCCCTTGCTGAGTTCGAACCCGTTTGGGAGAGGGATTTTTACGGCGCTCGCGACGGGCGTGGGAGTGCCGGTGGCCGTGGCGGTGGGCGTGTGGCTGTTGATGTATGTTCGCGCACAGCGCAAAGCGGCGGGCCAACCGTTGCTTTTGGATGACGAGCGATTTCAGCAGTTGATCGATTTGCTGGAGAGCTTGGGCGAAGCCCAAAAGAAGTCGAGCGCGACTCGTTCGTCGCGGAGCAAATGATCGGCACCTCAGTCCGTGTGCGGGATGAGTCGAAACGGGTCTTGGTC
It encodes the following:
- a CDS encoding DUF2924 domain-containing protein, with the protein product MKLNVEKELAGLRQMTVKELQTRFADTFGEPTNAHNKTWLVKRIAWRLQALAEGDLSERARQRAKELARDADLRISAPKTTSSPCLTVGPTCYGATALRANTRLPMPGTIITRTYKGRQLQVKILPQGGFEFDGANYKSLSAVAKAITGQHCNGYHFFRLGKGKEVSHAANS
- a CDS encoding recombinase family protein is translated as MRPIRNRHASVPQVRCAIYTRKSTEEGLDQEFNSLDAQRESGEAYIKSQTHAGWTCVPDQYDDGGFTGGNMDRPALQRLMADIEAGRVDCVVVYKVDRLSRSLLDFARMMEVFEKHGVSFVSVTQQFNTATSMGRLVLNVLLSFGGSSRTHWHGGAPSHRSAGGTHYIRPASDHRTASHVRPC